The stretch of DNA GCCGTCACTGCCTTCTGGCTGCTGCAATTGAACCAGGCCGAGGTGTTCATCCTGGACGGCGAATTGCCCGCTTCGTGGATCGCAGGGCGCGACAGCGGCGAAGACCTGACGGCATCCGCCGGCGAAGGGCTCTCGCCAGCCCAACTGGCCGCGCTGTTGCGTTCCGCGCCGGCGCGCATCCGCGTGATCGACGTCGGTCCGAGCGCCGATTTCGAGCGCGCACACCTTCCAGGCGCGGACTACCTGTTGCCCTACACGCTCGAGCCGGTCGCCGCACTGCAACGGCCCGGCCTCGCCATCGTCTTCACTTCGCCCGACGGCCGGGCCGCCCGGTGGGTCACGGCCGAGGTCCGCGAACGCTGGCCCGACTGCCATGCCGAGTGGCTTCAGGGCGGCACCGATGCATGGCGGGCCGCCGGGCGGCCGACCGAGCAGGTTTGGGAACCCGCCCAACGCCTCACGCCCTTCGAGGACGACTGGGGTTCGGTGATGCGGGTGCCGGCCTCGCATCGCGACCGCGCATGGACCGACTACCTCGTGTGGGAGCGCGGCCTGAGCGCACGCGTGGTGCGCGATCCCACGGTGCGCTTTCGGCTCTTCTGAACGCTGGTTTCGCTCGCGCCGACCCGGTCGCTCAGGCCTGCGCCGGCGCGTGCGGCTCGCCCAGTGACAGCATCAACCGGTTGGCCCAGTTGAAGAAGGCCGCGCCATGGATCACGTCGGCGATCGCGAGATCGTCGAGGCCCACGGCGAGAAATGCGAGGCGAAGCGCGCATGCACCGACGCGCAATAGATGCAGCCGTTGTAGCGCGAGGTCGCTGCGGCCGAGAGTTCACGCTCGGCACGCGGCAGGCCGGCATCGGGGTTGTAGAAGATGTCCTTGTCGGTGCGAGTGCGCGCGCCGAGGATGTCGGGGTCACGCGCGAGAAGCATGAAGTACGGCGACTTGGCGCGCGACGCGTCGACCAGGCCCGTCCGATGGCGCTCCGTCAGCTCGGACTCGGGCAGCGGCTCGAGCCAGGGCAGCCAGTCGAGCACCGCCTGGGTGAACGCGTCGGGCGGGACGTTGTCGGGATGCGAGAGGGTTGGATGGCTCATGAGGTGACCCGATCAGGCAGTGACGGAAGATGCAGGGCGGGCCGCGAGCGCACGCAGGCCGGCGACCACGCGGATCTGGAAGGACAGGAAGGCCACCAGCTGCGACAGCGTGACGATGTCGGTGGTGGACCAGCCCGCATCAAGCAGCGCCTGCAGGTCCGCGGCCTTCGCGTCGCGCGGATGCAGCACCAGCAGGTGGGCATGCACCAGCGCGGCCGACAGCCGCGCACCGAGCACGGCACGGTGCGCGTCGCCAATCGCATGAACAGGTCCGGGCGCGTCCTCGATGCTCAACGGGCCCACGGGAAAGCGGCCGTACGGACCGTGTGCAGCGGCTTGCGCGGCTTCGGCAGCGACTGCTTCGAGCAGGCGGGTCGGGCCGTTCGCGCGCGCCAGGCCGCGGGCGTAGAAGGCAGCGAACTCGGCCTGCCCGTGCAGGCCGGCCACGAAGACTTCGGTTTTCGCATGAGCACATGCCGAAAGCTTCGTGGTCAAGCGGCGCGCGACAGCCTACGCTGCGACGAACCTGAAAGAACGATCCATGAAAATTCTCGTGGCGGGCGCTGGCGCCCTGGGCGGCTACTTCGGCGGCAGGCTGCTGCAGGCCGGGCAGGACGTGACCTTCCTGGCGCGCCCCTCGCGCGCGGCCCAACTGGCGGCGAGCGGCCTGGTCATCCACAGCCCGTGGGGCGATGCGCATCTGGCGTCGGCGCCGACCGTGCTCGCGCATCAGTTCAAAGCGCCCGCCGACCTCGTCATCGTGGCCTGCAAGGCCTACGACCTCGAAGGAACGATCGCTGCATTCGCCCCCGCGGTCGGTCCCGAGACCACGATCCTGCCGCTGCAGAACGGACTGCGCCATATCGACCGGCTGACGGAGCGCTTCGGCTTTCGCAAGGTGCTCGGCGGACTCGGCGCGATCTCCGCTGCGCTCGATGAGAGCGGCGCCGTGCTGCACCTCGGCCGCGAGCACACGCTGGCCTTCGGTGAACTCGATGGCGTGCACAGCCCGCGGGTCGATGCGATCGCCGCCGCGTTCGCATCGGCCCGCTTCGACAGCCAGCCGAGCGACCGGATCATGCAGGCCCTGTGGGAGAAGTGGGTGCACGTCGCGACGCTGGCCGGCGCCACCAGCCTGATGCGCGCGAGCGTGGGCGACATCGTCCGCGCCGGGGCGCAGGGCGTGGCCCTCGAGCTGCTCAACGAGTGCAGCCGCATCGCCGCGCACAACGGCTTCGCGCCAAGTCCCGAAGCGCTGGGCCGAACCCGCGCGGCCGTGACAGCGCCGGGTTCGTCCCTCACCGCCTCCCTGCTGACGGACATCGAGCGCGGCGCACCGACCGAAGGCGATCACATCCTCGGCGACTTGCTGCGCCGCGGACGCTGGTCGACCGCCGACACGGTGCTGCTGCCCCTGGCCTATGCCCAGCTGCGCAGCTACGAAGCCAGACGCACACGCGACACCGCAAACGCCGAACCGGCGCAACGGCTCGCCGCCTGACGACGCTCAACCCGCGCGGCGCTGCCCCGCGAGCCGGCGCACCACCGCCACCAGCCGGTCGATCTCGTCGAAGGTGTTGTAGAAGGCCAGCGACGGCCGCACCGTCGTCTCGACGCCGAAGCGGCGCAGGATCGGTTGCGCGCAATGGTGTCCGGTGCGCACCGCGATGCCTTCGTCGTTGAGTGCGTGGCCCACTTCCTCGGTGCTGTAGCCGTCGAGAACGAAGGACATCACGCTGGCCTTGTCGGCGGCGGTACCGATCAGCCGCACGCCTTGGACCGCGCCCAGTTGCTGCATGCCGTAGACCAGCAGCTCGTGCTCGTAGCGCGCGATGGTCTCGATGCCGATCTGGTTCACGTAGTCGATCGCGGCACCGAGGCCCACCGCGTCGGCGATGTTGCCGGTGCCGGCTTCGAACTTGTTCGGGATCGGCTGGAACACCGTCTTCTCGAAAGTGACATCGGCGATCATGTTGCCGCCGCCCTGCCAGGGCGGCATGTCCTCCAGCACTTCGCGCTTGCCCCAGACCACGCCGATGCCGGTCGGTCCGAACACCTTGTGGCCGGAGAACACGAAAAAGTCGGCGCCGATGTCCTGCACGTCGACCCGCATGTGCGAGACCGACTGCGCGCCGTCGACCAACGCCCGAGCGCCGGCGCGGTGTGCGAGCGCGACGATCTCCTTCACCGGCACCACCGTGCCGAGGGCGTTCGAGACCTGCGTGACGGCGACGATCTTCGTGCGGTCGTTCAGCAGCTTGCGGTACTCGTCGAGCAGCACCTGGCCCGAATCGTCGACCGGGATCACGCGCAGCGTCGCGCCCCTGGCCGAGGCGAGCTGCTGCCAGGGCACGATGTTGGCGTGATGCTCGAGATGCGAGACGATGATCTCGTCGCCCTCGCCCACGTGCTGGCCGCCCCAGCTCTTGGCGACCAGGTTGATCGCCTCGGTGGTGCCGCGCACGAAGATCACCTCGTTCACGTCGGGCGCGTTGAGAAACAAGCGCACGCGTTCGCGCGCGCCCTCGTAGGCATCGGTGGCGCGCGCGGCGAGTTCGTGCGCGGCGCGGTGGATGTTCGAGTTCTCGTGTTCGTAGAAGTACGAGACGCGGTCGATCACCGGCTGCGGCTTGTGGGTGGTGGCGGCGTTGTCGAACCAGACCAGCGACCGACCGTTCACACGCTCCTGCAGGATCGGGAAATCGCGCCGCACGGCATGCACGTCGAAGGGCTGCCGCTGGCCTGCGGTGGCCACCGGCACGTCGCCATGCGGTGATGGCTTGGCGGGCGTGACGTAGCCGCTGGTCAATCGCACCGAGTCGACGAAGTAGTACTGCGGCTCGGTCGAAGGCGCAAGGTCCGGGGCCTGTTCGGGCGGCTTCGTCAGCAGGCGCCGGACATCGCCGCCTTCGGGCTGCGCGAAGGGATAGCTCGCAAACCCGTCGTGCACGCCGAGCACCGCGTCACCGAGCCGCGGCTCGTGCGCAGGCAAGGCGCTCTGCAGCGAGTCAGGCACGCCATTGCCTGCCACCGCATGCGGCAGCAGGGATGGGGCCCGGTTGCCGATCGACAGCACCTGGGTCGGCGACGCGGGAATGAGATTGGCGCCCGGCACCTGTCCTTGCGGGATCGGCGTGCCCGGCACGCTGGGGCCGAAGCCGGCCGGGCTCACCAGCGGCGAGCCGGGCGGCGCCAACTGCGAAGGCGCCTGCACGCCGGGCGGCAGGGCCTGGCCCGGCAGCGCGGCGAAAAGCTGGCTCGCCATGCGCGCGAGCACGACCGGGTCGAACGGCGCCTCGGCCTGCTGCGGGATCGACGGCAGGCCAGGTGGAGAAAGAGACGTGCTCACGCTCGGCGTCTTACTTGTAGGTGTCGGGGTAGTCGTGGTACTTGCCGATCTCGACATCGTCGAGCACGGCCAGCGCATCCGGCGTCAGGACCGCCAGCGAGCAATACAGCGAAATCAGGTAGGAGGCGATCGCGTGGTTGTTGATTCCCATGAAGCGCACCGACAGCCCCGGGCTCTGTTCACCGGTCAGGCCCGGCTGGAACAGGCCGACCACGCCCTGGCGCTTGTCGCCCACGCGCAGCAGCAGGATCTTGCTCTTGCCATCGGCCAGCGGCACCTTGTTGGACGGGATCAGCGGGATGCCGCGCCAGGTGATGAACTGCGAGCCGAACAGGCTCACGGTGGGCGGCGGCACACCGCGGCGGGTGGCTTCGCGGCCGAAGGCAGCGATGGCCAGCGGATGGGTGAGGAAGAACGCGGGCTCTTTCCAGACCTTGGTCAGGAGTTCGTCGAGATCGTCCGGCGTCGGCGCGCCGGTCAGCGGGAAGATGCGCTGCTCGTCCGTCACCTGCGACAGCAGGCCGTAGTCCGGATTGTTGATGAGCTCGCTTTCCTGGTTCTCCTTGATCGTCTCGATCGTGAGGCGCAATTGCTCCTTGATCTGGTCGTGCGGACTGCTGTAGAGGTCGGAGATGCGCGTATGCACGTCCAGCACGGTGCTCACGGCGTTGAGGAAATACTCGCGCGGCTGCTCCTCGTAGTCGACCCAGGTGCGCGGCAACTGGTTCTCGCTTTCGCGCGCGGTGCACGTGACCTGGATCGACTCCGGATTCTTCACCTTGTTGAGGCGGTAGATGCCGGCCTCCACGGGCACCCACTGCAGCAGGTGCGTCAACCAGCGTGGACTGATGGTTTCGAGCTGGGGAACCGTCTTGGTGGCATTGGCTAGCTGGCGCGCGGCGCTGTCGCCGAGGGCGTGCGTTCCGCCGACTGTGGCTGTCATGAGGGGAGACTCCGTGGTTCGGGAAGAGGGACTGCGGGAAGTGTCGAAGGCTTCGGGTTTCCCCTCAACGGGCTATAGCCGCCAAGTTGATGAGCTGGCCGGCACGCCGCTCGGCAAGCTGCTCGCAGTGCGCGAGCAGCGCGGCCACGTCGAGCTGCAGCGCGAGCGCGAGCTTCTCGGCCGTGACGATCGAGGCGATGACGCGCCCGCGCTCGATCTCGCCGACGTAGGAACGATCGAGGTCCGAGCGTTCGGCCAACTGGCCCTGCGACCAGCCGTTGCGCACGCGCAGCTGGCGCACTGCCACGCCGAAGCATTCCACCAGTCCCGTCATCACTGCGCAGCCGCCGACAGCACCTCGCCGGACGCCGCCGCGTTCTGCACGCCGGCCTGCGTGACGCTGGCGCCGGGCGGCACATCGGCCGTCAGCCAGACGTTGCCGCCGATGACCGCGCCGCGGCCGATCGTGACGCGGCCCAGGATCGTGGCGCCGGCATAGATCACCACCTCGTCCTCGACGACCGGATGGCGCGGCAGGCCTTTCTGAAGCAGGCCGTGGCCGTCGACGGGGAAGCGCTTGGCACCGAGCGTCACGGCCTGGTAGATCCGCACGCGCTGGCCGATGACCGCGGTCTCGCCGATCACGACGCCCGTGCCATGGTCGATGAAGAAGCCACGGCCGATCTGCGCGCCGGGGTGGATGTCGATGCCGGTCTGCCCGTGGGCCAGCTCGGCCACGATGCGCGCGAGCAGCGGCAACTGCAATCGATAGAGCCGGTGCGCAAGCCGGTGGTAGATCATGGCCAGCACGCCCGGATAGCACAACAGCACCTCGTCGACGCTGTGCGCGGCCGGGTCGCCCTGGTAGGCCGCGACGACGTCGCTGTCGAGCAGCCGGCGAATGCCCGGCAAGGCTGCGCCGAAAGCGCGCACGGCCTCGCGCGCCTCGGCATCGATCTCTGCCGCCGGGCGCGGCGCATGCCGTGCCACGTAGTGAAGTTCCAGCCGCGCCTGCGCCAGCAGCGCATGCAAGGCAGCGTCCAGCGTGTGCGCGACATAGAAGTCCTCGCTGTCCTGGCGCAGATCGAAGGGGCCGAGGCGCATCGGAAAGAGCACGCCCTTGAGTTGCTCGGCCACGCCGGCCAATGCCTCGCGTGACGGAAACTCCCGGCCCGCGGGCTCGCGCTGGCGCTTCTGCGCCTCGCGCCATTCATTGCGCACACCGCGCAGCTCGCCGACCCACTGGCCGACGTCGAATCCGCTCATGATTTTTCCTCCTTGATGCGGCGTGCCCGGGCGCGCGCTCTTCTCGTTTTTTTCGTGGTGCGCGTCCCGCGTCAGTCCTGAACCCAGGGCAGCTGGTGGAAGCGCCAACCGTCGGCGGCACCACGATGCTGCGCGGCATCGATCTCGCCTTCGAAACCTTCCAGCACGTTGAAGACATGGCTGAAGCCGGCCTTGGTCGCCGCTTCGGCCGCAAGCGCCGAACGCTTGCCGCTGCGGCACAGCAGCAGCACCACCGCGTCCTTGCCACCGTCCCTGGCCAGCCTGGCTTCCAGTTCGCGCACGAAGCGGGGGTTGCGCGTGAGCGCCGTGCCCGTGGCCCACGGCACGTGCAGGCTGTCGGGCACATGGCCCACGAACTTGCGCTCTTCGCCCGAGCGCACGTCGACCAGAACCGCTTCGCGCTGTTGGACGAGCTGCCACGCGACCGGAGGCGCGACACCGCCGGCATAGGGCAGATGCTGTTGCGCCGCTGCGGCTTGTGCCTGCTCCAGCGCTCGCGGGAGTGCGAGGGTCTCGACGTCAGATGACATGAAAGAAATGCTCCGTGGTTTGAGGGATTGCCCATCTCGCCCTGATGGCGATAGCCCACTTTAGGCCGGACGACGGCCAGCACCAACGACCGATAAGTCAATTCCTAACAACCATTTGATCTATGCGCCGGGCACGTCAGGAAGCCGGCCAGAACACCAGCGCACGCAGTTCGATGCTGCGCCGCGGCGGCGCCTCGGGCGAGGTGTCCGGATGAACGAAGGCGCTGTGCGCCGTCAGCCGCGCCGTGCCGTCCGCGCGCGAGTCGTAGATCTTCAGCAGCAGCGGCTCGTCGCTGCGCAGGCGCGGAAACCAGTACCAGCGGTGCTCGGGGTTGTGCAGGAACGAGCAGGTCTCGCCGACCTTGTCGGGGTAGACCAGGTCGCTGGGCACGAGATCCCCGGGCGCGATGGAGCGCGCATCGCACATCGCCAGCGGCAG from Variovorax sp. PBL-E5 encodes:
- a CDS encoding CMD domain protein; protein product: MTTKLSACAHAKTEVFVAGLHGQAEFAAFYARGLARANGPTRLLEAVAAEAAQAAAHGPYGRFPVGPLSIEDAPGPVHAIGDAHRAVLGARLSAALVHAHLLVLHPRDAKAADLQALLDAGWSTTDIVTLSQLVAFLSFQIRVVAGLRALAARPASSVTA
- a CDS encoding ketopantoate reductase family protein: MKILVAGAGALGGYFGGRLLQAGQDVTFLARPSRAAQLAASGLVIHSPWGDAHLASAPTVLAHQFKAPADLVIVACKAYDLEGTIAAFAPAVGPETTILPLQNGLRHIDRLTERFGFRKVLGGLGAISAALDESGAVLHLGREHTLAFGELDGVHSPRVDAIAAAFASARFDSQPSDRIMQALWEKWVHVATLAGATSLMRASVGDIVRAGAQGVALELLNECSRIAAHNGFAPSPEALGRTRAAVTAPGSSLTASLLTDIERGAPTEGDHILGDLLRRGRWSTADTVLLPLAYAQLRSYEARRTRDTANAEPAQRLAA
- a CDS encoding family 2A encapsulin nanocompartment cargo protein cysteine desulfurase, with the protein product MASQLFAALPGQALPPGVQAPSQLAPPGSPLVSPAGFGPSVPGTPIPQGQVPGANLIPASPTQVLSIGNRAPSLLPHAVAGNGVPDSLQSALPAHEPRLGDAVLGVHDGFASYPFAQPEGGDVRRLLTKPPEQAPDLAPSTEPQYYFVDSVRLTSGYVTPAKPSPHGDVPVATAGQRQPFDVHAVRRDFPILQERVNGRSLVWFDNAATTHKPQPVIDRVSYFYEHENSNIHRAAHELAARATDAYEGARERVRLFLNAPDVNEVIFVRGTTEAINLVAKSWGGQHVGEGDEIIVSHLEHHANIVPWQQLASARGATLRVIPVDDSGQVLLDEYRKLLNDRTKIVAVTQVSNALGTVVPVKEIVALAHRAGARALVDGAQSVSHMRVDVQDIGADFFVFSGHKVFGPTGIGVVWGKREVLEDMPPWQGGGNMIADVTFEKTVFQPIPNKFEAGTGNIADAVGLGAAIDYVNQIGIETIARYEHELLVYGMQQLGAVQGVRLIGTAADKASVMSFVLDGYSTEEVGHALNDEGIAVRTGHHCAQPILRRFGVETTVRPSLAFYNTFDEIDRLVAVVRRLAGQRRAG
- a CDS encoding family 2A encapsulin nanocompartment shell protein — encoded protein: MTATVGGTHALGDSAARQLANATKTVPQLETISPRWLTHLLQWVPVEAGIYRLNKVKNPESIQVTCTARESENQLPRTWVDYEEQPREYFLNAVSTVLDVHTRISDLYSSPHDQIKEQLRLTIETIKENQESELINNPDYGLLSQVTDEQRIFPLTGAPTPDDLDELLTKVWKEPAFFLTHPLAIAAFGREATRRGVPPPTVSLFGSQFITWRGIPLIPSNKVPLADGKSKILLLRVGDKRQGVVGLFQPGLTGEQSPGLSVRFMGINNHAIASYLISLYCSLAVLTPDALAVLDDVEIGKYHDYPDTYK
- a CDS encoding helix-turn-helix domain-containing protein; its protein translation is MTGLVECFGVAVRQLRVRNGWSQGQLAERSDLDRSYVGEIERGRVIASIVTAEKLALALQLDVAALLAHCEQLAERRAGQLINLAAIAR
- the epsC gene encoding serine O-acetyltransferase EpsC, whose product is MSGFDVGQWVGELRGVRNEWREAQKRQREPAGREFPSREALAGVAEQLKGVLFPMRLGPFDLRQDSEDFYVAHTLDAALHALLAQARLELHYVARHAPRPAAEIDAEAREAVRAFGAALPGIRRLLDSDVVAAYQGDPAAHSVDEVLLCYPGVLAMIYHRLAHRLYRLQLPLLARIVAELAHGQTGIDIHPGAQIGRGFFIDHGTGVVIGETAVIGQRVRIYQAVTLGAKRFPVDGHGLLQKGLPRHPVVEDEVVIYAGATILGRVTIGRGAVIGGNVWLTADVPPGASVTQAGVQNAAASGEVLSAAAQ
- a CDS encoding rhodanese-like domain-containing protein, which translates into the protein MSSDVETLALPRALEQAQAAAAQQHLPYAGGVAPPVAWQLVQQREAVLVDVRSGEERKFVGHVPDSLHVPWATGTALTRNPRFVRELEARLARDGGKDAVVLLLCRSGKRSALAAEAATKAGFSHVFNVLEGFEGEIDAAQHRGAADGWRFHQLPWVQD